The Acinetobacter sp. WCHA45 DNA window ACGCTTAATAAAAACTTAGCAGAAAAGCTTTGCTGTTGCTTTAAGTGACCTTGATAACCCAAACGGTAAATTTCATCAAAGCTTAAAGGTTGAATAGACTGCACTGAAAATGCAGACATTATATTTTGCTGCAAAAACCATTTTTCCTGATCAAATGCACCCACAACAGCAAAACTATGCACTGGTTTAATCTGACCATAAACTCGATAATAATGACCCAACTGTAAACTTTGCTTCTGATTTAACTGATATTTGTCTTGTTTTAAATAAAGTAACCAGATGACTGTTTGCTTATGTCGATTAAGTACTTCAGCAATTTGTTTATGACCATCATCACTCAATTCATCTATATTTTTAATATAAACAATTGCTTCATATGATTGTGATTCAAACTCTTTTAATTGCAGTCGTTGTTCTAATGCGGAATCTGCAAAATAATATCCTGTTGTAAACAATCCCCAGCTTGCACTGATTAAAATAAGCGCTTTATAAAAAGGTCGATAAAAATAGGATTCTTTCTTGTATATGCCAAAGCTAAAGATCAGGATTGCAATAGCCAACCAAATCCACCATGTCAGCTCGATAAAATCAAGATGAAATCCCATGATTGCAATACCAGCAATCCAGCCCAATAAAATAATTTTTAACATGTAATTTTTTAATTAAGTTTTTGATTTTTCTGAACGCAAAATTAAAGCCCGTTTTCAGGGCTTTAACAAGAGATTAAACAAAATAAATTATTTTGGATCAATCCATAAACCATCTTGCATATGCAAAATCGAATCTGCTGATTGAGCCAATTGCTCATCATGAGTCACGATTAACATCGCCATATTCAGCTCTTTTTTGAGATCAGTCAGCAATTCAAAAATACTCAATGCTGTTTTACGATCTAAATTACCAGTTGGTTCATCTGCTAAGACAACTGCAGGTTTCGTCACTAAGGCGCGCGCTAAAGCCACACGTTGACGCTCACCGCCCGATAATTCACCTGGTTTATGATCTAAACGATGCGATAAACCGACACGATCAAGTAGGTATTCTGCTCGTCTTTTAACATCCTTATAATTACTTTCACGACGTAACATCAAAGGCATGGCTACATTTTCTAAAGCAGAAAACTCAGGCAACAAATGATGAAATTGATAAACGAAACCTAGATATTGATTACGTTTATAACCACGCTCTGCTTCGCCTAAATTATCAAAACGCTGACCTTGCAAAAAGACTTGTCCTTGCGATGGTTGCTCTAGGCCACCAAGCGCATGTAATAACGTACTTTTACCTGAACCACTCGAACCAACAATGGAAACAAACTCGCCTGCTTTTACTTGAAGTGATAAACCTTTAATCACTTCAACTTTGCTTTTACCATCATCAAAATGTTTATAAATATCTTTGGCTTCTAAGACGATCTTACTCATAACGTAATGCCTCAGCAGGTTGAACTTTGGCTGCACGTAATGCAGGATAAATTGTCGCCAAAAAACTCATCAATAATGAAACAATGACAATTACCGTAACATCTTGCCATCTGAGATATGAAGGCAGATAGTGAACAAAATAGGCATCAAACAAGTTCAAACCTAGAGCAGTATTGAACCAAGAAATAATATCGCTAATGGTCAATGCTAAAGTTACACCTAACACTGTTCCTGCAATCGTTCCAATGACACCAATCACTGTGCCTTGTACCATAAAAATTTTAGTGATCATGGACGGTGAAGCACCGAGAGTCCGCAGAATCGCAATATCAGATTTTTTATCTGTTACGACCATTACTAAAGATGAAACGATATTAAATGCAGCAACCACAATAATCAGAACAAGAAGTAAACCCACTAAGGTTTTTTCCATCTGAATTGCATTGAAAAGATTGCCGTGCGTATACGTCCAATTCGATGCGTAGAAATTACTTGGTAATTGTTTCACGATATCATCTGCAACAGATGGTGCGGCAAAAATATCATCTAACTTTAATCGCACGCCTTGCGCACCATCAGGCAAACGCAATAATGTTGATGCATCATTTAAGGCGATATAACCCACCATCGAATCAACTTCTGCACCTACACTAAAAATTCCAACCACTTTAAAACGTTTAAAGCGTGGTACCACACCTGCTGGTGATGGTGTTGCTTCAGGCAGAACTAAGGTGACATTGTCATTTAAACCAAGACCAAGTGCATCGGTCATATCCTTGCCTAGAACAATACCGAACTCGCCTTTCTTCAAAGCATTTAAATCACCTGAGACCATATGGTTTTGGATAATTGAAACTTTCTTTTCATATTTAGGCTCAATTCCGGTCACCATAATCCCTGCAACTTGCCCTTGAGCGGTTAACATCCCTTGCAATTGAGTAAATGGTGCAACACCTGTCACATGCGGATGGTGTTCAACTCTTTTTACAAGCTCAGGCCAATCTGTTAGTATCTGAGTAGAAGAAACTGTGGCTTGCGGAACCATTCCAAGAACACGATTTTTTAATTCACGGTCAAAACCGTTCATAACAGACAGTACTGTAATAAGGACAGCAACGCCAAGGGTTAAACCAATCATGGAAACCAAGGCAATAAAAGAAATAAAATGATTACTTCGCCGAGCACGAGTGTATCTCAACCCTATATACAGCGAAATTGGCTTAAACATACCATTTAGTCCGAGGTGATTTATTATGGAAAATTCACAACATCAGCTTGTTGAGGACAACTCTGAACGTCGAGTGATGTCTCGTATTGATGCTGTGTTAAGAATCAACTATCAAGTCATTCCTGACGACGTTGCGCTGAATGATCCTTATGATTCTCACTTTGTATTGCCACGCTATTTTCTACTACTTGCTGAATTAGATCAATTTGATCATGCATTTCGCTACGAATTAGAACAATTAAATGAAAAAGATCAACAAATTGCTCGCATATTATCCCTTTTCAATCAAAAATTAAATCTGATTACTGGTTCTTTTTACGACAATATCGTGCAATCCCTACTACCAGTACCTGAACAAGTTAACTTTTCCGAGAATGGCTTAAGCTTCTTCAGCTCACAAGCTCTTAATGAAGGAACCTATATTCATATTACGTTGAGTCATCCTGAAAACTACTTTCATATCGCAGCAACTGCTCAAGTTGCTTACAGCTCAGCAGATGAACAAGGTAAATTCCGTATTGGTGCTTATTTCATTACCCTTAATCCACAAGATCGTGCCAAATTAGCGGAAAGTATTCAAGATTCACAACAAACTGAGAGTAACCCAAATTAAATATGAAAATGTGATTTTCATATTTTCAAACGGCGATAGGTATTAAAATCTTTATAAAAATAAAGACACAAACCTAATAGAATGATGCTTGCCCCAACAAAAACTTGTGCAGATAATTGTTCATGATTGAGGTAAGCACCTATGAGTATTGCCAACATTGGGGTCATCACCGTCGTCAGTGACAAAGTGGTGGCTTTCAAATTTTGTACCAACTTGAAATAACAAAACATCGCAATTAATGAAGCCATTACAACGGTATAAGTCAATGCTAACAATGATTTCGTCGAAGGAAAGTGCGTTGGTGCATGTTGCCAAATCCAAGGTAGTAATAATATGGCTAAGATTGTTGAAACCAGAATTGAACCAGTTGCTTGAGCCATCGGTTGCACATCCGCATTGATTTTTTTCACCAGAAAAATAGAAAGCGAATATGCAAAAACACTCATCAGCATTAAAACAATACCTATCGGCTGCACATGTTTTTGACTACCACTCAGACAAATCATCGCTAATCCAATAATTGAGGTTCCCATCCCCAACCACTGCAAACTCGCTAACTTTTGTTGAAAACCAAAACTTCCAATCAGCCCAGCCATGATCGGAGCTAAGCCAAACATCAATGCAATCAACCCAGAACTTAAATAAGGTGTTGCTGCATAAGTAAAAATTTGCGAACCGATCAAACTTAATGAACCAGCTACATAACTTGATAACGCAACTTTATGAATCGGGAATTTAACCTTTAACAGCAATAACACGCTAACCGCCAAAGGTAAGGCAATAAAAAAGCGCAATACCAAAGCCCACATAGGGTTTAAGTCAGTAACACTCCAAACAATTGCCAATGGCGTGGTTGCCCAAATGAATACTAATAATCCATACGTCAGTACTAAGTTGATTCGTGAAGGCATATTTAGCTCAAGAAGCGGTTTTGCGTTTTTGTTTGAAAATAGTTTGATCTAAAGAGCTTGAGAATTCACGTTTAACACGTTCAGAAATAGGTGGTGGACCACCTGTTTGGACACCAGCTCCACGCAAAGTATCCATAAAATCACGTAAATGCAGGCGTGCTTTAACATTTGCAACCGTATAAATTTCACCTCTAGGATGAATTGCAATGCCGCCTTTTTCAATTACTTGTGCAGCAAGCGGAATATCTTGTGTAATGACAATATCATTTTCATGCATACGCTCAATGATTTCTTTGTCTGCTTGATCTGCCCCACTCATCACCTGAATCGAATTAATCCGTAGAGATGGCGTAATCCCAACATTCTGATTAGCGACAAAGGTAACTTCTAACTGATAACGATCAGACGCACGTAAAATCACTTCACGTAAAATTTTAGGTAAAGCATCCGCATCTACCCATAATTTAAATGGCAGCACGTTGGCACAAGCTCATAAAAATAAAAATATAGTGTAGCAGATTACGGTAAAAGTAGAGTTAGCATCATTAGAATAATTGCTGCTATCCATTTCATTGATTAGATTTGAGATCAAAAACAGAAATTTGAATTAATTTTTAATGAATTACATATCCAGACTTGAAAAATGGATGTTACCCTCGATTTAATAGAATAAGTTCAATCTTTTTAGCATCACGCTTTATGAAAAATCAAAACAGTCCTGAAACTATTAAAATTCAAGATCAAAATTTCGGCAATCATGTTGAGCATTGGAACCTATTGACTGATACACCCGAAACAGATGTTCCCAAATGGTTAGGATTGGCACTTGATGCTCCAGTGATGCCTATGGGTTTATGTGAAGATGAACAAGATATGGATCAATCATTTTGGTTGATTCAAGGGCCAAAGGGTCAGTCTATTTCAATCAATCAAATTATTGCGGTTGAAAATCAAAAACCACGCGCATTAAAAACAGCATTCCCAAGTTTTGAAAGCCCATATAAATATGATGCCCAAATTGAGCGTATTATTACTTGTAATTCTGCGACTCAAGCAGTATTACGTCTGAGTTTAAATAAAAATACGGTTATTTATGCATTTGATAATTTATTCAGTGTTAATCACTGCCAATATGATCAAAATCAAACTTATCAAGTTCAATTTAATGCTTGGGCATATGAATTAGAAGCAGTTGCTGAAAATGAAAAAATCATTGTTGATGACCCTGCATCGATTAAACATCATCGTGCTTTAAATGCTATTTTGGCTGAACATAATGGTGTTGCACCAGAAAACTTACAAGAGCTGATTAACGACTGGCAACCACAAACACCTGAAGATCACGAACCTGTGACCGTTGATTTTTCTAAAATGGTGGCATATTTGTATGGTGAAACATTAGGTCAAGAAGATGAAGCTTGGTTCCAAGGCAATATCGTGGGCAAAACAACCATGCAATTTATGCAAGATGAATATACGCTGTATGATGTGACTTTAGTTTTAGAAGATGATTTACCTGCAATTTTAATTCGAATTGCAACAAAAAATGATTTGTATAAAAACTTTAACATTGGCGAATATATTCGCGGCAACCTATGGATTCAGGCGAATATTTATGCTAAAACTGCACTAAAGTGACAAAAAATCACACAAATGGCATTTTTAGGCGTTCTAATGAAAATTATACCAGAACAGACAACCACCAGTTTGATTCATTCGAGTGATCAAGGTCTTAAACTTGATATTGGTGCTTTTTGCTTTTTTTTACTTGGTATGTTTTTAGCAGCACTCTTTTTTCATCAAATCGGCTTATTTTAATTTTTAGATTTAAATTGTGTTAATAAAAAAGCCCTCATTCATGAGGGCTTTATTTTATGGATGATAAATTGCTTAACCGTGACGTTTTGCAAACTCGTCCATGAAATTAACCAATGCTTGTACCCCTTCTAAAGGCACAGCATTGTAAATACTTGCACGCATACCGCCCACAGAGCGATGACCTGCTAAGTTAAGCAAATGGCTTTGCTCAGCTTCTTTCAAGAAGGTTTTTTCAAGTGCTTCATCTGCAAGTGTGAATGGTACATTCATGATTGAACGATTTGGAATTGCGATTGGATTATTATAAAAATCACTAGAATCAATATATCCATAAAGCAATTTTGCTTTTTCTTGGTTTACTTTATACATTGCGTCTACACCGCCTTGTTCAAGTAACCATTCAAATACTAAACCAGACAAATACCAAGCATAAGTTGCAGGCGTATTTACCATTGAATCATTTTTTGCCTGATCTGAATATTTCAAAATGCTTGGAATTTCAGGTTTTGCTTGATCTAATAAATCATCACGCACAATAACGATCGTTAAACCTGCTGGGCCAATATTCTTTTGTGCCCCAGCATAAATTAAACCGAATTTACTTACATCT harbors:
- a CDS encoding PilZ domain-containing protein; protein product: MENSQHQLVEDNSERRVMSRIDAVLRINYQVIPDDVALNDPYDSHFVLPRYFLLLAELDQFDHAFRYELEQLNEKDQQIARILSLFNQKLNLITGSFYDNIVQSLLPVPEQVNFSENGLSFFSSQALNEGTYIHITLSHPENYFHIAATAQVAYSSADEQGKFRIGAYFITLNPQDRAKLAESIQDSQQTESNPN
- the lolD gene encoding lipoprotein-releasing ABC transporter ATP-binding protein LolD yields the protein MSKIVLEAKDIYKHFDDGKSKVEVIKGLSLQVKAGEFVSIVGSSGSGKSTLLHALGGLEQPSQGQVFLQGQRFDNLGEAERGYKRNQYLGFVYQFHHLLPEFSALENVAMPLMLRRESNYKDVKRRAEYLLDRVGLSHRLDHKPGELSGGERQRVALARALVTKPAVVLADEPTGNLDRKTALSIFELLTDLKKELNMAMLIVTHDEQLAQSADSILHMQDGLWIDPK
- a CDS encoding YaiI/YqxD family protein yields the protein MLPFKLWVDADALPKILREVILRASDRYQLEVTFVANQNVGITPSLRINSIQVMSGADQADKEIIERMHENDIVITQDIPLAAQVIEKGGIAIHPRGEIYTVANVKARLHLRDFMDTLRGAGVQTGGPPPISERVKREFSSSLDQTIFKQKRKTAS
- a CDS encoding lipoprotein-releasing ABC transporter permease subunit, producing MFKPISLYIGLRYTRARRSNHFISFIALVSMIGLTLGVAVLITVLSVMNGFDRELKNRVLGMVPQATVSSTQILTDWPELVKRVEHHPHVTGVAPFTQLQGMLTAQGQVAGIMVTGIEPKYEKKVSIIQNHMVSGDLNALKKGEFGIVLGKDMTDALGLGLNDNVTLVLPEATPSPAGVVPRFKRFKVVGIFSVGAEVDSMVGYIALNDASTLLRLPDGAQGVRLKLDDIFAAPSVADDIVKQLPSNFYASNWTYTHGNLFNAIQMEKTLVGLLLVLIIVVAAFNIVSSLVMVVTDKKSDIAILRTLGASPSMITKIFMVQGTVIGVIGTIAGTVLGVTLALTISDIISWFNTALGLNLFDAYFVHYLPSYLRWQDVTVIVIVSLLMSFLATIYPALRAAKVQPAEALRYE
- a CDS encoding DMT family transporter, with amino-acid sequence MPSRINLVLTYGLLVFIWATTPLAIVWSVTDLNPMWALVLRFFIALPLAVSVLLLLKVKFPIHKVALSSYVAGSLSLIGSQIFTYAATPYLSSGLIALMFGLAPIMAGLIGSFGFQQKLASLQWLGMGTSIIGLAMICLSGSQKHVQPIGIVLMLMSVFAYSLSIFLVKKINADVQPMAQATGSILVSTILAILLLPWIWQHAPTHFPSTKSLLALTYTVVMASLIAMFCYFKLVQNLKATTLSLTTVMTPMLAILIGAYLNHEQLSAQVFVGASIILLGLCLYFYKDFNTYRRLKI